The Pantoea phytobeneficialis genome has a segment encoding these proteins:
- a CDS encoding GNAT family N-acetyltransferase, with protein MQILPLNEVPQFAEQITDWLWQAFGAGTTREFYASIVQSSLNGADFPVTFVALDAGRAVGTVGFWRCDLISRQDLYPWLAALYIDENARGQGVSQALQQHVIHYARQRGYNRLWLWSTFAGYYERFGWQFAGEALEYPHTRVRLYQKKLS; from the coding sequence ATGCAGATCCTGCCATTGAATGAAGTGCCGCAATTTGCCGAACAGATAACCGACTGGTTGTGGCAGGCGTTTGGTGCCGGGACCACGCGCGAGTTCTACGCCAGCATTGTGCAGAGCAGCCTGAACGGCGCTGATTTTCCTGTCACTTTTGTCGCGCTTGATGCGGGGCGGGCGGTTGGCACCGTGGGTTTCTGGCGTTGTGATTTGATCAGCCGCCAGGATCTCTATCCGTGGCTGGCGGCGTTGTATATCGATGAAAATGCCCGCGGGCAGGGTGTCAGCCAGGCGCTGCAACAACATGTTATCCACTACGCCCGGCAGCGTGGCTATAACCGGCTGTGGCTATGGTCAACCTTCGCCGGTTATTACGAGCGTTTCGGCTGGCAGTTTGCGGGCGAGGCGCTGGAGTATCCGCACACACGGGTACGTCTGTACCAGAAAAAACTGTCGTAG
- a CDS encoding PTS sugar transporter subunit IIC, translating into MSLQDRLIDSLGSFATRFNSYRYIMAIKASFITLMPVIIVGAFSVLISNMVLDAKNGLASFQALAFLADLKPITSSINYATLSFLNIGAVFLIGIELGRINGIKTLFPGLLAIICFVSVTPTTLQMLVDGQMHLVTDVLAKQFSDTKSLFLGMFIAILSVEIYCRLENVERLKIKMPDTVPPNVSASFSALIPSIITVTLVATFGFIFHQVTGMYLYDAVYKVVQQPLESVVQSLWGILLLMFVAQLFWVIGIHGNQMIKPIREPLLLGAILVNMNAFEQGKEVPNIITMPFWDVYMSIGGSGLTIGLLTAVMLATKRKEMREIAKLSLGPGLFNINEPVIFGMPIMLNPILAIPFIITPLVTGSIGYFATVMGFAGKAVVMVPWTTPPIINAWLSTAGSMGAVVTQIICICVSVLIYLPFVKVAARRAEAAEAKNLQPELAQN; encoded by the coding sequence ATGTCTCTACAGGACCGTCTTATCGATTCTCTGGGTAGCTTTGCCACGCGTTTCAATAGCTACCGCTATATCATGGCGATCAAAGCCTCGTTTATTACGCTGATGCCGGTGATCATCGTCGGCGCGTTTTCGGTATTGATCTCCAACATGGTGTTGGATGCGAAGAACGGCCTCGCCAGTTTCCAGGCGCTGGCGTTTCTCGCCGATCTGAAACCGATCACCAGCAGCATCAACTACGCCACGCTGAGTTTTCTTAACATTGGCGCGGTGTTCCTGATTGGTATCGAGCTGGGGCGTATCAACGGCATCAAAACGCTGTTCCCCGGCTTGCTGGCAATTATCTGCTTCGTCTCAGTTACCCCAACCACCTTGCAGATGCTGGTGGATGGTCAGATGCATCTGGTCACCGATGTGCTGGCGAAACAGTTCTCCGACACCAAAAGCCTGTTCCTCGGCATGTTTATCGCCATCCTGTCGGTGGAGATTTATTGCCGCCTGGAAAATGTGGAACGGCTGAAAATCAAAATGCCGGATACCGTGCCACCCAATGTCTCGGCCTCTTTCTCCGCGCTCATCCCGTCGATCATCACCGTCACGCTGGTTGCTACCTTTGGCTTTATCTTCCATCAGGTTACCGGCATGTACCTGTACGACGCGGTCTACAAGGTGGTGCAGCAGCCACTGGAGTCGGTGGTGCAGAGCCTGTGGGGCATTCTGTTGCTGATGTTTGTCGCGCAACTGTTTTGGGTGATTGGCATCCACGGCAACCAGATGATTAAGCCGATTCGCGAACCGCTGTTGCTGGGGGCGATTTTGGTCAATATGAACGCCTTCGAGCAGGGCAAAGAGGTGCCAAATATCATCACCATGCCGTTCTGGGATGTGTATATGAGCATCGGCGGTTCTGGCTTAACCATTGGTTTACTGACCGCCGTGATGCTGGCGACCAAACGCAAAGAGATGCGCGAAATTGCCAAGCTGTCGCTCGGGCCGGGGCTGTTCAACATCAACGAACCGGTGATCTTTGGTATGCCGATTATGCTCAACCCGATCCTTGCCATTCCCTTCATCATCACCCCGCTGGTAACCGGTTCGATTGGTTATTTCGCCACGGTGATGGGCTTTGCCGGAAAAGCGGTGGTGATGGTGCCCTGGACCACCCCGCCGATCATCAACGCCTGGCTCTCCACCGCCGGTTCAATGGGCGCGGTGGTGACGCAAATCATCTGTATCTGCGTGTCCGTATTGATTTACCTGCCGTTTGTGAAGGTGGCGGCGCGTCGTGCCGAGGCGGCAGAAGCGAAAAATCTGCAACCGGAACTGGCGCAAAACTAA
- a CDS encoding MFS transporter, whose protein sequence is MPVALLALALSAFAIGTTEFVIMGLLPEVAGDLQVSIPSAGWLISGYALGVAIGAPIMALLTAKLPRKRTLVLLMSIFIIGNVLCALAYSYDLLMMARIVTALCHGAFFGIGSVVAASLVAPSRQASAVALMFTGLTLANVLGVPLGTWFGQMFGWRATFWGVAIIGILAFAALIVSLPTNKEEKPVHLASEVSALANGKLWLSLLMTVCFAAAMFALFSYIAPLLLQVTGISDRGVSWTLFLIGAGLTVGNILGGKLADWKVSFSLVLSFSLIALFSLLFSWTSHALWLAEITLFLWAMATFATVPGLQINVVRHGKDAPNLVSTLNISAFNVGNALGAWVGGAVIDKGYGLTAVPVAAAALAAIGLIVCLITFRKSGGQGEAVRA, encoded by the coding sequence ATGCCTGTTGCATTACTGGCGCTGGCGCTGAGTGCGTTCGCCATCGGCACCACGGAATTTGTCATCATGGGATTGCTACCGGAAGTGGCGGGCGATCTCCAGGTGTCGATTCCCTCTGCGGGATGGCTGATCAGTGGCTATGCGCTGGGTGTCGCCATTGGCGCGCCAATTATGGCGCTGCTGACCGCCAAACTGCCGCGTAAACGGACTCTGGTACTGCTGATGAGCATCTTTATCATCGGCAACGTATTGTGTGCGCTGGCCTACAGTTACGATCTGCTGATGATGGCGCGTATCGTCACCGCGCTGTGCCACGGTGCATTTTTTGGTATCGGTTCAGTGGTGGCGGCCAGCCTGGTTGCGCCGAGTCGTCAGGCATCGGCTGTCGCCCTGATGTTCACCGGCCTGACGCTGGCAAACGTACTGGGCGTACCGTTAGGCACCTGGTTTGGTCAGATGTTTGGTTGGCGCGCCACCTTCTGGGGCGTGGCGATTATCGGTATCCTTGCGTTTGCCGCGTTAATTGTCAGCCTGCCAACCAATAAAGAAGAGAAGCCGGTGCATCTGGCAAGTGAAGTCAGTGCGCTGGCGAATGGCAAGCTGTGGTTGTCGCTGCTGATGACGGTGTGCTTTGCCGCTGCCATGTTCGCGTTGTTCAGCTACATTGCGCCGCTGCTGTTGCAGGTCACCGGCATCAGCGATCGTGGCGTGAGCTGGACTTTGTTCCTGATTGGCGCGGGCCTGACGGTCGGTAACATCCTCGGCGGCAAGCTGGCCGACTGGAAAGTCTCTTTCAGCCTGGTCCTCAGCTTCTCACTGATTGCGCTGTTTTCACTGCTGTTTAGCTGGACCAGCCATGCGCTGTGGCTGGCCGAGATTACGCTGTTCCTGTGGGCGATGGCGACCTTCGCCACCGTACCGGGTCTGCAAATTAACGTGGTACGTCATGGCAAAGATGCCCCCAACCTGGTGTCGACGCTGAACATCTCCGCGTTTAACGTTGGCAATGCGCTCGGTGCCTGGGTTGGCGGTGCGGTGATCGACAAAGGCTACGGCCTGACGGCAGTGCCGGTCGCGGCAGCGGCGCTGGCGGCGATTGGTCTGATTGTTTGCCTGATCACCTTCCGTAAATCCGGCGGGCAGGGCGAGGCGGTGCGCGCTTAA
- the lysA gene encoding diaminopimelate decarboxylase, translated as MPRPLNNTETALTAANLLPLAQHYSGPFWAYDASVIQQRIAQLNQFDVVRFAQKACSNIHILRLMRAAGVKVDSVSLGEIERALAAGYQPGGEDIVFTADVLDQPTLARIAELKVPVNAGSVDMLHQLGAVSTGHAIWLRINPGFGHGHSQKTNTGGENSKHGIWHSDLPQALEAIQQHGLRLVGLHMHIGSGVDYGHLQQVCDAMVDQVVSFGQDLEAISAGGGLSIPYRVGEEAIDTDHYYGLWNGARERIAAHLGHPVKLEIEPGRFLVAESGVLVSQVRAVKEMGSRHFVLVDAGFSDLMRPAMYGSYHHISLLPADGRTVNDSQKVESVIAGPLCESGDVFTQLEGGKVETRALPAVQIGDYLVFHDTGAYGASMSSNYNSRPLIPEVLFENGTAREIRRAQTIQELLALEL; from the coding sequence ATGCCACGTCCACTGAATAACACCGAAACCGCGTTGACCGCCGCCAATTTGCTGCCGCTGGCGCAGCACTACAGCGGCCCGTTCTGGGCCTATGATGCCAGCGTCATTCAGCAGCGCATTGCCCAGTTGAACCAGTTCGACGTGGTGCGTTTCGCCCAAAAGGCGTGTTCAAATATTCATATTCTGCGCCTGATGCGCGCGGCAGGAGTGAAGGTTGACTCCGTCTCGCTGGGCGAAATCGAGCGTGCGCTGGCGGCGGGTTATCAGCCGGGCGGCGAAGATATCGTGTTCACCGCCGATGTGCTGGACCAGCCCACGCTGGCGCGCATCGCCGAACTGAAAGTTCCGGTTAACGCCGGTTCAGTGGATATGCTGCATCAACTCGGTGCCGTGTCGACAGGCCATGCGATATGGCTGCGTATCAACCCTGGCTTTGGCCACGGCCACAGCCAGAAAACCAACACCGGCGGTGAGAACAGCAAACACGGCATCTGGCACAGCGACCTGCCACAGGCACTGGAGGCGATTCAGCAGCACGGTCTGCGCCTCGTCGGCCTGCATATGCATATCGGTTCCGGTGTCGATTACGGCCATCTGCAACAGGTATGTGATGCGATGGTGGATCAGGTGGTGAGCTTTGGTCAGGACCTGGAGGCGATCTCTGCCGGTGGCGGTTTGTCGATCCCTTACCGTGTGGGTGAAGAGGCGATTGATACCGATCACTACTATGGCCTGTGGAACGGCGCGCGCGAACGTATCGCGGCGCACCTTGGTCATCCGGTGAAACTGGAAATTGAACCGGGTCGTTTCCTGGTGGCGGAGTCCGGCGTATTGGTGTCTCAGGTTCGTGCGGTGAAAGAGATGGGCAGCCGCCACTTTGTGCTGGTGGATGCCGGATTCAGCGATCTGATGCGTCCGGCGATGTACGGTAGCTATCACCATATTTCCTTGCTGCCTGCCGATGGCCGTACGGTGAATGACAGCCAGAAAGTGGAGAGCGTGATTGCCGGTCCACTGTGCGAGTCGGGTGATGTGTTTACCCAGCTCGAAGGTGGCAAAGTGGAAACCCGCGCGCTGCCTGCGGTGCAGATCGGTGATTATCTGGTGTTCCATGACACCGGGGCCTATGGTGCGTCGATGTCATCGAACTACAACAGCCGCCCGCTGATCCCGGAAGTTCTGTTTGAAAACGGCACCGCGCGTGAGATCCGCCGTGCGCAGACTATCCAGGAGTTGCTGGCGCTGGAGCTGTAA
- a CDS encoding FCD domain-containing protein, whose protein sequence is MEKAEAPQEKKQYQEIGQHLRQQIIDGHYPVGSRLPPERQLAETWGVSRTIVREALLMLELEGTVDIRQSSGVYVMRIPSDSDDAEEAFFRSDVGPFEMLQARQLLESNIAAFAAKMATKADIENLRRTLEQEQRAIALNDSSQDNDKLFHLLLAGATQNQMLLDTVTSVWRHHEASPLWQQLRPQFETRAYRLKWLGDHQTILAALRRRDVMGSWQAMWQHLENVKNTLLELSDADAPDFDGYLFESVPIFQGKLM, encoded by the coding sequence GTGGAAAAAGCCGAAGCGCCACAAGAGAAAAAGCAGTATCAGGAAATTGGTCAGCATCTGCGCCAGCAAATCATTGATGGGCATTACCCGGTTGGCTCACGTCTGCCGCCGGAGCGTCAGTTGGCCGAGACCTGGGGCGTCAGCCGTACCATCGTGCGTGAAGCCTTATTGATGCTGGAGCTGGAAGGAACGGTGGATATCCGTCAAAGCTCTGGCGTGTATGTGATGCGCATACCTTCCGACAGCGATGACGCGGAAGAGGCGTTTTTCCGCAGCGATGTTGGCCCGTTTGAGATGTTGCAGGCACGTCAGTTGCTGGAAAGCAACATTGCCGCGTTTGCCGCCAAAATGGCGACCAAAGCCGACATTGAAAACCTGCGCCGCACCCTTGAGCAAGAGCAGCGGGCTATTGCGCTTAATGACAGCAGCCAGGACAACGATAAGTTATTCCATCTGCTGCTGGCCGGGGCGACACAAAACCAGATGCTGCTGGACACCGTGACCAGCGTCTGGCGACATCATGAGGCCAGCCCGCTGTGGCAGCAGTTGCGCCCGCAGTTCGAAACCCGCGCTTATCGTCTGAAGTGGCTGGGCGATCATCAAACGATCCTTGCTGCGTTACGCCGCCGGGATGTGATGGGTTCGTGGCAGGCGATGTGGCAGCACCTGGAAAATGTGAAAAATACCCTGCTGGAGTTGTCCGATGCCGATGCGCCGGATTTTGACGGCTATTTGTTTGAATCGGTGCCGATCTTTCAGGGAAAATTGATGTAA
- a CDS encoding PTS sugar transporter subunit IIB: MKRIVLACAAGMSTSMVVTRMEKEAAARGLEYQIYAIPEQNLREELQNYGNEVAVVLLGPQVRFKLEENKKLTDSYQLPIAVIDTVAYGTLNGAKVLDQALALVH; the protein is encoded by the coding sequence ATGAAACGAATCGTACTGGCCTGCGCTGCGGGTATGTCAACCTCGATGGTGGTGACCCGCATGGAAAAAGAGGCAGCGGCACGCGGTCTTGAGTATCAAATCTATGCCATCCCGGAGCAAAACCTGCGGGAAGAGTTACAAAACTACGGCAACGAGGTGGCGGTGGTGCTGCTCGGCCCACAGGTGCGCTTCAAGCTGGAGGAGAACAAAAAGCTCACCGACAGCTATCAGCTGCCGATTGCGGTGATCGACACCGTTGCTTACGGTACGCTGAATGGTGCAAAGGTACTCGATCAGGCGCTGGCTTTGGTACACTAG
- a CDS encoding LysR family transcriptional regulator, which translates to MAKINWRHIEIFHAVMTSGNLTQAATLLHTSQPTVSRELARLEQQLGLKLFERVRGRLQPTVQGLRLFEEVQRSWYGLDRIMDAADGLRQFRQGELSIACLPVFSQSLLPPLCQPFLQRYPQVSMNIIPQESPLLEEWLSAQRYDLGLTETQHAPAGTERVALLTCDEVCVLPPQHPLCQRAVLTPQDFQGENYVSLSRSDSYRQLLDSLFHEQGVERRLVLETHSAASVCAMVRAGVGVSIVNPLTALDYADSGVVMRRFSIAVPFTISLVRPQHRPASALVDHFCDHLQQQVAAFPQRIAERLV; encoded by the coding sequence ATGGCAAAGATTAACTGGCGACATATCGAAATTTTCCATGCGGTGATGACCAGCGGCAACCTGACACAGGCGGCCACGCTGCTGCATACCTCGCAGCCTACCGTCAGCCGAGAGCTGGCGCGGCTGGAACAGCAGCTTGGCCTGAAACTGTTTGAACGTGTGCGTGGTCGGTTACAACCCACGGTGCAGGGATTGCGTCTGTTTGAAGAGGTGCAACGCTCGTGGTACGGGCTGGATCGCATCATGGATGCCGCCGACGGCCTGCGTCAGTTCCGTCAGGGCGAACTCTCCATCGCCTGTCTGCCGGTGTTTTCCCAGTCGCTGCTGCCGCCACTGTGCCAACCGTTTTTGCAACGCTATCCTCAGGTCAGTATGAACATCATCCCGCAGGAGTCACCGTTGCTGGAGGAGTGGCTGTCGGCGCAGCGTTACGATCTGGGCCTGACGGAAACCCAGCACGCTCCGGCTGGCACCGAACGCGTTGCACTGCTGACCTGCGATGAGGTATGCGTACTGCCGCCGCAGCATCCACTGTGTCAGCGCGCGGTGCTGACGCCGCAAGATTTCCAGGGCGAGAACTATGTCAGCCTGTCGCGTAGCGATAGTTATCGTCAGTTACTGGATTCGTTGTTTCATGAGCAGGGGGTTGAACGGCGGTTGGTGCTGGAGACGCATAGCGCCGCATCGGTGTGCGCGATGGTACGCGCGGGCGTGGGGGTTTCGATTGTTAACCCGCTGACGGCGCTGGATTACGCCGACAGCGGAGTGGTGATGCGACGCTTCAGCATTGCGGTGCCATTCACCATCAGCCTGGTACGGCCGCAGCATCGCCCGGCTTCTGCGCTGGTGGACCACTTCTGCGACCATTTGCAACAACAGGTCGCGGCGTTCCCCCAGCGCATTGCCGAGCGTCTGGTTTAA
- a CDS encoding glycoside hydrolase family 1 protein, translating into MSTYNIPLPDGFILGAAASAWQTEGWSGKKPGQDSYLDAWYTNDRHVWHNGYGPAVATDFINRFREDVALMKAAGLTHYRTSINWSRFLTDYENAVVDEEYAAYYDQLIDEMQRNGIEPMLCLEHYELPAQLLEQYGGWQSKHVVELFIRYAAQVFARYAGKVTRWFVFNEPIVVQTRVYLDALRWPYEQNTHKWMQWNHHKNLATAKVVQLFRQQGYAGTVGTILNPEVTYPRSSAAHDVKAAKIYDLFYNRVFLDPAIKGEYPVELVQLLEKHQVQWEVTSEELAIIAANTVDEVGLNLYYPHRVKAPSRAWHPETPFHPAYYYEHFELPGRRMNTSRGWEIQPCIIYDMAQRMKEEYGNLPWFVAESGMGIENEARFKDAQGEIQDDYRIAFIAEHLYQAVRAREAGSNCQGYMLWAFTDNVSPMNAFKNRYGLIEIDLDNQRQRRMKKSAHWFRQLRDNQQLTVNIDDEMK; encoded by the coding sequence ATGAGTACTTACAACATCCCACTGCCGGACGGCTTTATTTTGGGTGCGGCAGCATCGGCGTGGCAAACCGAGGGTTGGAGCGGCAAGAAGCCGGGGCAGGATTCGTATCTGGATGCCTGGTATACCAACGATCGTCATGTCTGGCATAACGGTTACGGTCCGGCGGTGGCGACGGATTTTATCAACCGTTTCCGCGAAGATGTCGCGCTGATGAAAGCGGCAGGTTTGACGCACTATCGTACTTCGATCAACTGGTCACGCTTTCTCACCGATTATGAAAACGCGGTGGTGGATGAGGAATACGCGGCCTATTACGACCAACTGATTGATGAAATGCAGCGCAACGGTATTGAACCGATGTTGTGCCTTGAACATTACGAACTCCCGGCACAGTTGCTGGAGCAGTACGGCGGCTGGCAGTCAAAGCATGTGGTGGAGCTGTTTATCCGCTATGCAGCGCAGGTTTTTGCCCGCTATGCCGGAAAAGTGACGCGCTGGTTTGTCTTCAACGAACCGATTGTGGTGCAGACCCGTGTCTATCTGGATGCGTTGCGCTGGCCGTATGAGCAGAACACCCACAAATGGATGCAGTGGAATCACCATAAAAATCTCGCGACAGCGAAAGTGGTACAACTGTTCCGCCAACAGGGCTATGCCGGGACGGTAGGCACCATCCTCAACCCGGAAGTCACTTATCCGCGCTCGTCGGCGGCGCATGATGTTAAAGCGGCGAAGATCTATGACCTGTTCTACAACCGGGTGTTTCTCGACCCGGCGATCAAAGGGGAGTATCCCGTCGAGCTGGTGCAGTTGCTGGAAAAGCACCAGGTGCAATGGGAGGTAACGTCCGAGGAACTGGCGATTATCGCGGCCAACACCGTCGATGAGGTCGGGTTAAATCTCTACTATCCGCACCGGGTAAAAGCCCCGTCGCGCGCCTGGCATCCGGAAACGCCATTCCATCCCGCTTATTACTACGAACATTTCGAGCTACCAGGCCGCCGCATGAATACCTCGCGGGGTTGGGAAATTCAGCCGTGCATCATCTATGACATGGCGCAACGCATGAAGGAGGAGTACGGCAACCTGCCGTGGTTTGTAGCGGAAAGTGGTATGGGTATTGAAAACGAAGCCCGTTTTAAAGATGCGCAGGGGGAAATTCAGGACGACTACCGTATCGCCTTTATTGCCGAGCATCTGTATCAGGCGGTGCGCGCCAGGGAGGCGGGCAGCAATTGTCAGGGTTATATGCTGTGGGCCTTCACCGATAACGTCTCGCCAATGAATGCGTTTAAAAATCGCTACGGATTAATTGAAATTGACCTGGATAACCAACGCCAGCGGCGAATGAAAAAGTCGGCGCACTGGTTTCGTCAGCTGCGCGACAACCAACAGCTGACGGTCAACATTGATGATGAAATGAAATAA
- a CDS encoding methyl-accepting chemotaxis protein, whose product MSISRRLLLALGFITAVIIAQGTLAISFISGFQDRFENVQSRAIPSIKLLSDLTDRSQQLWLSLYQYQNSPTDSLESQLTQQIAGIRDQQQAYQNNHIADDKDAQLAQQATDTLNLMSQRLPAFLDAVKANQPNVLANANGVGGTLQKLIAGYRQQMTLNMAMGDQLRTTNRTIFHFVSWATVAGITVAVLMIVVFALLTIKQIRRSLNNISSIMAQAMQHLDLTLEADESRNDEVSKMAGSFNKLMRHISQALTAVNSAASSVSSASTQIAAGNEDLSARTEQQAASLEQTASSMTELSETVRQTADHTRDATQLADNASSLSQQSTESLNTMLSTMNDIHLSALKVKDITGLIEGIAFQTNILALNAAVEAARAGEHGKGFAVVAGEVRNLSHRSTTAAREIKTLIEASTNLIESGAQQAAQVGDSIQSVNEVISKVNSLVSEISTAAAEQSQGISQVHRAIDQMDDVTQQNAALVEQASAASQSLQEQAEHVSRLVGAFRLNRA is encoded by the coding sequence ATGAGCATTTCCAGACGTTTACTTCTGGCTCTGGGTTTTATCACCGCGGTTATCATCGCGCAGGGGACGCTGGCTATCAGCTTTATCAGCGGGTTTCAGGATCGCTTCGAGAATGTACAAAGCCGCGCCATTCCCTCAATCAAACTGCTGAGTGACCTCACTGACCGTAGCCAACAACTGTGGCTCAGTTTGTATCAATATCAAAACAGCCCGACAGATTCGCTTGAATCACAGCTGACGCAACAGATCGCCGGCATTCGCGACCAACAGCAGGCTTACCAGAACAACCATATCGCCGATGATAAAGACGCCCAACTGGCGCAACAGGCGACAGACACCCTTAACCTGATGAGCCAGCGTCTGCCCGCGTTTCTCGACGCGGTAAAAGCTAATCAACCGAACGTGCTGGCAAATGCTAACGGTGTCGGCGGCACACTGCAAAAGCTGATTGCCGGTTATCGCCAACAGATGACGCTGAATATGGCGATGGGAGATCAACTCCGTACCACCAACCGCACCATTTTCCATTTTGTCAGTTGGGCGACGGTGGCGGGTATCACCGTGGCGGTGTTGATGATTGTGGTGTTTGCTTTGCTGACCATTAAGCAAATCCGTCGCAGCCTGAATAACATCTCCTCCATCATGGCGCAGGCCATGCAACATCTCGATCTCACGCTCGAAGCGGATGAGAGCCGCAATGATGAAGTGAGCAAAATGGCGGGTTCCTTTAACAAGCTGATGCGCCATATTTCGCAGGCCCTGACGGCGGTGAACAGCGCCGCCAGCTCAGTGAGCAGCGCCTCAACGCAAATTGCTGCCGGTAATGAAGACCTCTCTGCCCGCACCGAACAACAGGCGGCCTCGCTGGAGCAGACCGCGTCCAGCATGACCGAGCTGAGCGAAACGGTACGTCAGACCGCCGATCACACTCGCGATGCTACCCAACTGGCGGATAACGCCAGCAGCCTGTCGCAGCAAAGTACCGAGTCGCTGAATACCATGCTCAGCACTATGAATGACATTCATCTGAGCGCCCTGAAAGTGAAAGACATTACCGGGCTGATTGAGGGTATTGCGTTTCAAACCAATATCCTGGCGCTGAACGCCGCAGTAGAAGCCGCACGCGCCGGGGAGCACGGTAAAGGGTTTGCCGTGGTGGCCGGGGAAGTGCGGAATCTCTCACATCGTTCCACCACTGCCGCGCGCGAAATTAAAACGCTGATTGAAGCCTCAACCAATTTGATTGAGTCCGGTGCCCAGCAGGCAGCGCAGGTGGGCGATAGCATCCAATCCGTCAACGAGGTGATATCAAAGGTCAACAGCCTGGTCAGTGAAATCTCTACCGCGGCAGCAGAGCAAAGCCAGGGGATCAGCCAGGTGCATCGGGCGATTGATCAAATGGATGATGTGACGCAGCAGAACGCCGCACTGGTGGAGCAGGCGTCGGCGGCGTCACAGTCGTTGCAGGAACAGGCGGAGCATGTCTCACGGCTGGTGGGGGCGTTCCGCCTAAATCGCGCTTAA
- a CDS encoding PTS lactose/cellobiose transporter subunit IIA: MDFEQTMMELLINAGEARSQAMMAIQQARKGDWEGADAALAASDEAAKAAHKIQTALIGADEGCGKVPVTLILVHAQDHLMTAMLCRDLAGELVLLRKELLSP, from the coding sequence ATGGATTTTGAACAAACGATGATGGAGTTGCTGATAAATGCCGGTGAAGCACGATCGCAGGCGATGATGGCGATCCAGCAGGCGCGCAAAGGGGACTGGGAAGGTGCCGATGCCGCGCTGGCCGCGTCAGATGAGGCTGCGAAAGCGGCGCATAAGATCCAGACCGCGCTGATTGGGGCGGATGAAGGCTGCGGCAAAGTGCCGGTGACGTTGATTCTGGTGCATGCGCAGGACCATCTGATGACCGCGATGCTGTGCCGGGATTTGGCGGGGGAATTAGTCTTATTGCGCAAAGAACTGCTTAGTCCGTAG